In Juglans regia cultivar Chandler chromosome 13, Walnut 2.0, whole genome shotgun sequence, the following proteins share a genomic window:
- the LOC109014379 gene encoding ninja-family protein AFP3-like, translating into MGEAKEARSRAMENLSLQLDKYPRDLLQRFTCNSTQQSEYATPSEDSEEVELNLGLSLGGRFGVDKSAKKLIRSSSIAGIMPVVRDDESLASKPPSYPTLMRTSSLPTETEEWRKRKELQTLRRMVAKRRRSEKQRSSKAEKEEERKESEGLAGLNLRDEPQSAAANRFSSTVASPLRIPAWASTAREAALGGVLEATAKGKGGFLGFQEFVRPSSQRSCESQAGCSSGMSELENKHLQGSGSCGEARSPVGNQSLQERSSQEAVGSSVTKTEENSCRTSIAEMESPSKKHDCAENRRKEIGMNAMEDMPCVFTKGDGPNGRRIEGILYKYGKGEDVRIMCVCHGSFLSAAEFVKHAGGGDVAHPLRHIVVNPSSASFS; encoded by the exons ATGGGTGAAGCTAAAGAAGCTAGAAGTAGAGCAATGGAAAATCTTTCTCTACAATTAGATAAGTACCCGAGAGATTTATTGCAGAGATTTACGTGTAACAGTACGCAGCAATCCGAATATGCGACACCCAGTGAAGATTCGGAGGAGGTTGAGCTAAATCTTGGCCTCTCGCTGGGTGGTCGATTCGGGGTCGACAAGAGCGCAAAGAAGCTAATCCGGTCGTCCTCCATAGCGGGAATAATGCCGGTGGTTCGAGACGATGAGTCATTAGCTTCGAAGCCTCCATCGTACCCGACACTCATGAGGACCTCTTCGCTTCCGACGGAGACAGAGGAGTGGCGGAAGAGGAAGGAGCTACAGACATTGCGGCGAATGGTGGCAAAGCGAAGGCGGTCGGAGAAGCAGAGGAGCTCCAAGGCAGAGAAAGaggaggaaaggaaagaaagcgAGGGTCTAGCGGGGTTGAATTTGAGAGATGAGCCGCAATCTGCAGCGGCCAATAGGTTTAGTTCGACCGTGGCGTCGCCTTTGAGGATTCCCGCTTGGGCTTCGACGGCGAGGGAGGCAGCGCTAGGCGGTGTCCTTGAGGCAACAGCGAAAGGGAAGGGTGGTTTCTTGGGATTTCAGGAGTTTGTGCGCCCGTCTTCCCAGCGGTCGTGCGAATCGCAAGCGGGATGCTCGTCGGGGATGTCGGAATTGGAGAATAAACATCTTCAAG GATCGGGCAGTTGTGGTGAAGCAAGAAGCCCTGTCGGTAACCAGTCATTGCAGGAGCGAAGCAGTCAGGAGGCTGTAGGTTCTTCGGTGACAAAGACCGAGGAAAATTCATGCAGAACTTCCATAGCAGAGATGGAAAGTCCATCAAAGAAACATGATTGTGCAGAAAATAGACGTAAAGAAATTGGGATGAATGCAATGGAAGATATGCCATGTGTTTTCACAAAAGGAGATGGTCCTAATGGTCGAAGAATAGAAGGCATTCTGTACAAGTATGGGAAGGGTGAGGATGTGAGGATAATGTGTGTATGCCATGGAAGCTTTCTCTCAGCGGCCGAGTTTGTCAAGCATGCTGGTGGTGGTGATGTCGCTCACCCACTGAGGCATATAGTTGTAAACCCTTCCTCTGCTTCGTTTTCATAA
- the LOC109014400 gene encoding uncharacterized protein LOC109014400 isoform X1, which produces MDLEHGCLSSTHLGTHPEITEGNGISKHSETRPEVLEGCGGSEHFEINPFLIDGSQSITDAETHSIEIDRTGSSRHSETQANVIDGSDSCQEDPSNEGDPHALAKRLGPSYSSTSSSSHSSLEFLFQGDSVVASKSGQSTPSFPSPEKDTQLAFQDESEVSSNIFSKSDERDNDGPDPLSTSQVPEINHESMVHGTSPTQSPQVQVMNRSGGYDPNRIPSSVFARSKSTTPMEWSVASNESLFSLHIGNASFSKDHVFLFGDLKPEELIKSDELFALSPTSPLPELGTDKKNIKIAHDSEATVVADEIVKDSERVSVEAQSEEKMSPPVVSWNSSSLSHRSDESVASFAFPIKKKCAWTLCYCSNCSWAFHYCTWPSCYCSNCSWAFCYCWNCSRKRLCCHSSTILAGGERSGRLKTDGGKRLQEPPAPKVTSNSTSKCCFPCLFWRPWCFRSHCC; this is translated from the exons ATGGACTTGGAGCATGGTTGCCTTAGCAGTACGCACTTGGGAACACACCCAGAGATTACTGAGGGAAACGGAATAAGTAAGCATTCTGAAACACGTCCAGAGGTTCTTGAAGGATGTGGAGGAAGTGAGCACTTCGAAATAAATCCATTTCTTATTGATGGGAGCCAAAGCATTACGGATGCTGAAACGCATTCAATTGAAATAGACAGGACTGGGAGCAGTAGGCATTCAGAGACACAGGCGAACGTTATAGATGGAAGTGATAGCTGTCAAGAGGATCCTAGTAATGAAGGCGATCCACATGCCCTAGCCAAAAGGTTAGGGCCTTCTTATTCTTCAACTTCATCTTCATCACATTCGTCATTGGAATTTCTCTTCCAAGGAGATTCAGTTGTAGCCTCCAAATCTGGACAATCCACTCCTTCCTTCCCTTCACCTGAAAAAGATACCCAACTGGCATTCCAAGATGAAAGTGAAGTTTCCAGCAACATCTTTTCCAAATCAGATGAGCGTGACAATGATGGTCCAGATCCCTTATCGACATCTCAAGTTCCTGAGATAAACCATGAATCAATGGTGCATGGTACGTCACCAACACAATCCCCTCAGGTACAAGTGATGAATCGGTCAGGAGGATACGATCCTAACAGAATTCCGTCTTCTGTGTTTGCAAGAAGTAAGTCCACAACGCCAATGGAATGGAGTGTTGCTTCCAATGAATCATTGTTTAGCCTTCACATAGGGAACGCTAGTTTCTCCAAAGACCATGTGTTTTTGTTTGGTGATCTAAAGCCTGAAGAACTGATAAAATCGGATGAGTTGTTTGCGCTCAGCCCAACCTCTCCACTTCCAGAACTGGGAACTGACAAAAAGAATATCAAGATAGCTCATGATTCTGAAGCTACAGTAGTGGCTGATGAGATCGTTAAGGATTCAGAAAGAGTTAGTGTGGAAGCTCAGAGTGAGGAAAAGATGTCACCTCCAGTAGTTTCCTGGAATTCCTCTAGTCTCTCCCACCGTTCAGATGAGAGTGTAGCCTCATTTGCTTTTCCCAT aaagaagaaatgtgCATGGACTTTGTGCTACTGTTCTAATTGTAGCTGGGCGTTCCACTACTGTACATGGCCAAGCTGCTACTGTTCAAATTGTAGCTGGGCGTTCTGCTACTGTTGGAACTGTAGCCGCAAAAGACTTTGTTGTCATTCTTCTACCAT TTTGGCTGGAGGGGAAAGGAGTGGTCGTCTCAAGACAGATGGAGGGAAGCGGCTTCAAGAGCCACCAGCCCCCAAAGTGACTTcaaattcaacatccaaatgttGTTTTCCTTGCCTTTTTTGGCGCCCATGGTGCTTTCGATCTCATTGTTGTTGA
- the LOC109014400 gene encoding uncharacterized protein LOC109014400 isoform X2 yields MDLEHGCLSSTHLGTHPEITEGNGISKHSETRPEVLEGCGGSEHFEINPFLIDGSQSITDAETHSIEIDRTGSSRHSETQANVIDGSDSCQEDPSNEGDPHALAKRLGPSYSSTSSSSHSSLEFLFQGDSVVASKSGQSTPSFPSPEKDTQLAFQDESEVSSNIFSKSDERDNDGPDPLSTSQVPEINHESMVHGTSPTQSPQVQVMNRSGGYDPNRIPSSVFARSKSTTPMEWSVASNESLFSLHIGNASFSKDHVFLFGDLKPEELIKSDELFALSPTSPLPELGTDKKNIKIAHDSEATVVADEIVKDSERVSVEAQSEEKMSPPVVSWNSSSLSHRSDESVASFAFPILAGGERSGRLKTDGGKRLQEPPAPKVTSNSTSKCCFPCLFWRPWCFRSHCC; encoded by the exons ATGGACTTGGAGCATGGTTGCCTTAGCAGTACGCACTTGGGAACACACCCAGAGATTACTGAGGGAAACGGAATAAGTAAGCATTCTGAAACACGTCCAGAGGTTCTTGAAGGATGTGGAGGAAGTGAGCACTTCGAAATAAATCCATTTCTTATTGATGGGAGCCAAAGCATTACGGATGCTGAAACGCATTCAATTGAAATAGACAGGACTGGGAGCAGTAGGCATTCAGAGACACAGGCGAACGTTATAGATGGAAGTGATAGCTGTCAAGAGGATCCTAGTAATGAAGGCGATCCACATGCCCTAGCCAAAAGGTTAGGGCCTTCTTATTCTTCAACTTCATCTTCATCACATTCGTCATTGGAATTTCTCTTCCAAGGAGATTCAGTTGTAGCCTCCAAATCTGGACAATCCACTCCTTCCTTCCCTTCACCTGAAAAAGATACCCAACTGGCATTCCAAGATGAAAGTGAAGTTTCCAGCAACATCTTTTCCAAATCAGATGAGCGTGACAATGATGGTCCAGATCCCTTATCGACATCTCAAGTTCCTGAGATAAACCATGAATCAATGGTGCATGGTACGTCACCAACACAATCCCCTCAGGTACAAGTGATGAATCGGTCAGGAGGATACGATCCTAACAGAATTCCGTCTTCTGTGTTTGCAAGAAGTAAGTCCACAACGCCAATGGAATGGAGTGTTGCTTCCAATGAATCATTGTTTAGCCTTCACATAGGGAACGCTAGTTTCTCCAAAGACCATGTGTTTTTGTTTGGTGATCTAAAGCCTGAAGAACTGATAAAATCGGATGAGTTGTTTGCGCTCAGCCCAACCTCTCCACTTCCAGAACTGGGAACTGACAAAAAGAATATCAAGATAGCTCATGATTCTGAAGCTACAGTAGTGGCTGATGAGATCGTTAAGGATTCAGAAAGAGTTAGTGTGGAAGCTCAGAGTGAGGAAAAGATGTCACCTCCAGTAGTTTCCTGGAATTCCTCTAGTCTCTCCCACCGTTCAGATGAGAGTGTAGCCTCATTTGCTTTTCCCAT TTTGGCTGGAGGGGAAAGGAGTGGTCGTCTCAAGACAGATGGAGGGAAGCGGCTTCAAGAGCCACCAGCCCCCAAAGTGACTTcaaattcaacatccaaatgttGTTTTCCTTGCCTTTTTTGGCGCCCATGGTGCTTTCGATCTCATTGTTGTTGA
- the LOC109014378 gene encoding magnesium transporter MRS2-5-like: MEESRYPFLPLDLPESASSRNTNRSNLDGSGSRGSGSRGSGSRESSLTAELKKRGHGSRSWIKIDKNGNSKILKLDKATIMTHCCLPAGDLRLLDPVFIYPSTILGREKAIVVSLEQIRCIITADEVILMNSLDECVLQYKSELCKRLQTNVDQAEDLPFEFRALELALELVCMSLDSQVKELEMEIYPVLDELATSISTLNLERVRRLKGQLLALTQRVQKIRDEIEHLMDDDGDMAEMYLTQKKQRSEAYLLSDVRAPTNTLGGTREVSNSSPVSPAGAFSRAPFLQRAVSSIMYSSKYQSSMGSSPGGENIEELEMLLEAYFVTVDNTLSKLLTLKEYTDDTQDLINIKLGNVQNRLIQSQLLLTAALFVATIFATVTAVFGMNFEDSTFDYPSTLYWVVAITGVACGFLYLSFLFYLRHKKVFPL; this comes from the exons atggAAGAATCACGGTATCCTTTTCTTCCACTTGATCTTCCTGAGTCTGCATCTTCTCGGAACACCAATAGATCTAATTTAGATGGGTCTGGAAGTCGTGGGTCTGGAAGTCGTGGGTCTGGAAGTCGTGAGTCTAGTCTTACAgcagaattgaagaaaagaggTCATGGAAGTCGATCTTGgataaaaattgataaaaatggAAACTCAAAGATTTTGAAGCTCGACAAGGCTACTATAATGACACATTGTTGTTTGCCTGCTGGGGATCTCCGACTTTTAGACCCTGTGTTCATTTATCCTTCTACAATATTAGGAAGGGAGAAGGCTATTGTGGTCAGTCTTGAACAGATCAGATGTATAATCACTGCTGATGAGGTTATCCTGATGAATTCCTTGGATGAATGTGTTCTTCAGTACAAGTCAGAATTGTGCAAACGCCTTCAGACAAACGTAGATCAAGCTG AGGATCTGCCTTTCGAATTTAGGGCATTGGAGCTGGCTTTGGAATTAGTTTGCATGTCTCTTGATTCTCAG GTAAAAGAACTGGAAATGGAGATATATCCTGTCTTAGATGAGTTAGCAACATCTATTAGTACCCTTAATCTAGAACGTGTGCGTAGACTCAAAGGCCAGCTCCTTGCCTTGACTCAGCGGGTTCAGAAG ATCCGAGATGAAATAGAACATCTTATGGATGATGATGGGGACATGGCTGAGATGTATCTGACTCAGAAGAAACAAAGGTCTGAGGCTTATCTGTTAAGTGATGTTCGTGCACCAACTAATACTTTAGGTGGGACCAGAGAGGTTTCAAATTCTTCTCCTGTTTCACCTGCGGGGGCCTTCAGTAGAGCTCCATTTTTACAAAGGGCTGTTAGTAGTATCATGTATTCGAGCAAATATCAAAGCTCAATGGGTTCATCTCCTGGTGGGGAAAACATTGAAGAACTAGAAATGTTGCTTGAGGCATACTTTGTCACTGTTGACAATACCCTGAGCAAGTTGTTAACG CTTAAAGAATACACTGATGACACTCAAGATTTGATCAATATTAAACTG GGAAATGTTCAGAACCGGCTCATACAATCTCAGTTGCTTCTTACTGCTGCGCTCTTTGTGGCTACAATATTTGCTACTGTCACAGCAGTATTTGGAATGAATTTTGAAGACTCGACTTTTGACTATCCATCTACATTATATTGGGTTGTGGCTATTACTGGTGTTGCCTGTGGGTTTTTGTATTTATCTTTCCTATTTTATTTACGGCACAAGAAAGTCTTCCCGTTGTAA
- the LOC109014377 gene encoding uncharacterized protein LOC109014377 — MSEEKEAMDFWVVPALYGASYIAEYWFSDKENEGASENSIYFQPGPRNQTGGNLPSDSANGSYDERGDLLIPEVWVGRGSRSRRPFRGRSVCGYFVKPGAVSPSENCVVTALLYRMEEYYAYTSVQSPTPTTLAAATPHLVSDGSLTISRGSPNGMLLFFLGITIGMMSTIVAHKREAEKLNDQLKQTKQLVQDLHEEIEMKDLLTIKVLGNRDLEKKPDYGKTEDCVAISKSEAELEAELERLQSNMKPSSLETISNYVELDPDFVVDVVRGDLRPIKIHRLSGGLSDSDSEGNETSTNHTHAEYRAVSPKELSMRLHEVIQLRLEARIKELETAVEKTRKSLLSVESENMISENDLCMEKDSLLTKENRTFIDEINDMDGPSVINLSKQASDTYNEAEKGNIRMAITEEEAPLDTSFDSYFTAKELNPFDQNLFKDQIGDVRDNGSMLQYDINGDRWSSNSNHDQIRIREEKTSRSSESNDICESEDGDELEKFLIERIVEKTRQGSSVVLNAQRIMYSMYDQ; from the exons ATGTCAGAAGAGAAGGAAGCAATGGATTTTTGGGTTGTTCCCGCACTTTATGGTGCTAGCTACATAGCCGAGTACTGGTTTTCTGATAAGGAAAACGAAGGAGCTTCGGAGAATTCCATTTACTTCCAGCCCGGTCCCCGTAACCAAACAGGAGGAAATCTTCCTTCAGATTCTGCAAATGGCAGTTACGATGAGCGTGGTGATTTGTTAATACCAGAGGTTTGGGTTGGTAGAGGTAGCAGAAGCAGGAGGCCGTTTAGGGGTAGGTCTGTTTGTGGGTATTTTGTAAAGCCTGGGGCAGTGAGTCCTTCAGAAAATTGTGTAGTGACTGCGCTGCTGTATAGAATGGAAGAGTATTATGCGTACACTTCAGTTCAGTCACCAACACCTACAACCTTGGCGGCAGCGACGCCTCATTTGGTGTCGGATGGGAGCCTGACAATCAGCAGAG GTTCACCCAATGGAatgcttcttttctttcttggaaTCACTATTGGAATGATGTCTACCATAGTTGCTCATAAAAGAGAAGCAGAAAAGTTAAATGACCAGCTGAAGCAAACTAAGCAGTTGGTTCAAGATTTGCACGAGGAGATTGAGATGAAAGACTTGCTTACTATTAAGGTGCTTGGGAATAGGGACCTAGAGAAGAAACCAGATTATGGGAAGACAGAAGACTGTGTGGCAATAAGTAAAAGTGAGGCAGAGCTTGAAGCTGAACTAGAAAGGTTGCAATCAAACATGAAACCATCTAGCCTGGAGACAATATCCAACTATGTTGAG CTGGATCCCGACTTTGTGGTGGATGTTGTTCGCGGAGATTTGAGACCCATCAAGATCCATAGGCTATCTGGTGGTTTATCTGACTCAGATTCTGAAGGAAATGAGACCTCCACCAACCACACTCATGCTGAATACCGTGCAGTGTCACCTAAGGAGTTGAGCATGCGTCTTCATGAGGTGATTCAGTTGCGGCTTGAAGCACGCATCAAGGAGCTCGAAACTGCAGTTGAAAAGACCAGGAAGAGCTTGCTTTCTGTGGAATCAGAAAATATGATCTCTGAGAATGACTTGTGCATGGAAAAAGATTCTTTATTAACCAAAGAAAACCGAACCTTTATAGATGAAATCAATGACATGGATGGGCCCTCCGTTATAAATCTGTCAAAACAAGCCTCGGATACTTATAATGAGGCTGAAAAAGGCAATATCAGGATGGCAATAACAGAGGAAGAGGCTCCACTAGACACGAGTTTTGACAGTTACTTTACTGCGAAAGAATTGAATCCTTTTGACCAAAATCTGTTTAAGGACCAAATCGGTGATGTTAGAGATAATGGGTCAATGTTACAATATGATATAAATGGGGACAGATGGTCAAGCAATTCAAATCATGACCAGATCAGGATTCGGGAAGAGAAGACATCAAGGAGCTCAGAATCAAATGATATATGTGAGAGTGAAGATGGCGATGAGCTGGAGAAGTTTTTGATAGAGCGGATCGTGGAGAAGACCAGGCAAGGTTCTTCTGTGGTTTTGAATGCTCAAAGAATTATGTATTCAATGTATGACCAATAG
- the LOC109014376 gene encoding pyruvate kinase, cytosolic isozyme-like, whose amino-acid sequence MEQILGAVNNTAGAEKRPKTKIVCTLGPSSRSVDMLERLLRAGMNVARFNFSHGDHAYHQETLNNLRTAMNNTSILCAVMLDTKGPEIRTGRLKGSKPIQLQQGQAITITTDYSIEGDENMISMSYPKLAEDLKPQSVILCADGSISLTVVACGKEQGLVHCICENSAVLGERKNVNLPGVIVDLPTLTDKDKVDILDWGVPNKIDIIALSFVRKGSDLVEVRKLLGPHAKNILLMSKVENQEGVSNFEDILANSDAFMVARGDLGMEIPIEKIFLAQKWMILKANTQGKPVVTATQMLESMTKSPRPTRAEATDVANAVLDGTDCVMLSGETAAGAYPEISVQTMVRICREAESFIDYGILFKRIMETATMPMSPLESLASSAVSTARSIKAALILVLTKGGSTAKLVAKYRPSMPILSVVVPEITTDSFDWSCSDEAPARHSLVYRGLCPVLCSASARASPEESTEESIELALQHAKTKKLCMPGDSVVVLHRVNTASIIKIMTVN is encoded by the exons ATGGAGCAGATTCTGGGGGCTGTGAATAATACGGCTGGGGCGGAGAAGAGGCCAAAGACTAAGATAGTTTGCACGTTGGGACCGTCGTCTCGATCGGTGGACATGCTAGAGAGGCTTCTGAGGGCAGGGATGAACGTAGCTCGCTTCAACTTCTCCCATGGCGATCATGCTTACCACCAGGAGACCCTCAATAATCTCAGGACTGCTATGAACAATACCAGCATTCTTTGTGCTGTCATGTTGGATACTAAG GGTCCCGAGATTCGAACTGGGCGTTTGAAGGGATCAAAACCCATACAGCTTCAGCAGGGTCAAGCCATTACCATCACCACTGACTATAGCATAGAAGGTGATGAGAATATGATAAGTATGAGCTATCCAAAGTTGGCCGAGGATTTGAAGCCACAAAGTGTTATTCTTTGTGCCGATGGAAGTATTTCTCTTACTGTCGTGGCTTGTGGCAAGGAACAAGGTTTGGTCCATTGTATTTGTGAAAACTCTGCAGTTCTTGGTGAGAGGAAGAATGTCAATCTCCCTGGGGTTATTGTTGACCTGCCAACCTTAACTGATAAAGACAAAGTGGATATTTTGGATTGGGGAGTTCCAAATAAGATTGACATAATTGCTTTGTCTTTCGTTCGCAAAGGTTCTGACCTTGTGGAGGTCAGAAAATTGTTAGGACCGCATGCAAAGAATATCCTTCTCATGTCAAAG GTTGAGAATCAAGAAGGCGTTTCTAATTTCGAAGATATTTTAGCCAACTCAGATGCATTTATGGTTGCACGAGGTGATCTAGGAATGGAAATTCCAATCGAAAAGATATTCCTAGCTCAGAAATGGATGATACTGAAAGCCAACACGCAAGGAAAACCAGTGGTGACTGCTACCCAGATGTTGGAATCCATGACCAAATCTCCCCGGCCAACCCGAGCTGAAGCCACAGATGTTGCTAATGCAGTTCTTGATGGCACTGATTGCGTGATGCTTAGCGGAGAAACTGCTGCTGGGGCATACCCTGAAATTTCTGTTCAAACCATGGTGAGAATCTGCAGAGAGGCAGAGAGTTTTATAGACTATGGAATactttttaagagaataatggAAACTGCAACGATGCCTATGAGCCCATTAGAAAGCCTGGCCTCCTCAGCAGTGAGCACTGCCCGTAGCATCAAAGCAGCCTTAATTTTGGTCCTAACCAAAGGTGGAAGCACAGCAAAGCTGGTGGCTAAGTACAGGCCGAGCATGCCCATTCTGTCTGTGGTGGTTCCAGAGATAACAACAGATTCTTTCGACTGGTCTTGCAGTGATGAGGCGCCTGCAAGGCATAGCCTTGTTTATAGGGGCCTGTGTCCTGTTTTGTGCTCAGCATCTGCAAGAGCTTCACCTGAAGAGTCGACCGAGGAAAGCATAGAGTTGGCCCTCCAACATGCAAAGACGAAGAAACTCTGCATGCCTGGGGACTCGGTCGTCGTGTTGCACAGAGTAAACACTGCGTCTATTATCAAGATCATGACCGTTAATTGA